A region of the Paracoccaceae bacterium genome:
GAGCGTCACGATACGCCCCTCCAGCGTCCCGCCCGCCGCCACGGGCCCGCCCGTCGCCAGTGCCAGGCAGGCCGCCGCCGCCCCTGCCGTCCATGCCTGCCGAACCATCCCGCCCGTCCGCATCCCGCACCCTCCGTCCGATCCGCCGATGCCGCATCCTGCCACGGCGCGCGCGTCCGGTGGATGACGAATGCCGTCACATCCGGGCGCAAAGGTAAAGGATGTGTGAACGCGGCTGAATAAGTCATTGAAAACGCTTGTGCCGTTCAGCGTCCCATCGTGGGACGCTCCGATCCGGTCAGGCGAATTTCAGCGCCAGGATTCCGGCCAGGATCAATCCGATCCCCGCCACCCGCATGGCATTCACGGCCTCGCCGAACAGGAACACCGCCGCCACCGCCGTCCCGACCGCACCGATTCCCACCCAGACCGCATAGGCCGTGCCCACCGGCAGCGACTTCATCGCGACCGACAGCAGCCAGAATGACGCCAGCGCCCCCAGGATGGTCAGCACCGTCGGCACCGGGCGGCTGAACCCGTCCGAATACTTCAGCCCCAATGCCCAGCCCGTTTCCATGAGCCCGGCCAGAACCACGATCAGCCAGGGGTTCAAGCGGCCAGCCCCTTCGACCCCATCTCGACGAACTTCGCCCGCCGGTCCCGGATCAGCGTTTCGGGTTTCTTGCCGGTCAGGTCCTTCAGCATTATCTCGATCGCCTTGCCCACCGCATCGACCGCCTCGCGCGGCGCGCGCTGCGCCCCGCCCAGCGGCTCCTTCACGATCCGGTCCACCACGCCCAGCTTCTGCAGGTCCTGCGCCGTCAGCCGCAGCGCCTCGGCCGCCTCGCGCATCTTCTCGGCGTCCTTCCACAGGATCGAGGCGCAGCCCTCGGGGCTGATCACCGAATAGATCGAATGCTCCAGCATCGCGACCCGGTTGGCGGTGGCAAAGGCCACGGCCCCGCCCGACCCGCCCTCGCCGATCACCACCGAAATCAGCGGCACGCCGATCTCCAGGCATTTCTGCGTGCTGCGCGCAATGGCCTCGGCCTGCCCGCGTTCCTCGGCACCCTTGCCGGGATAGGCGCCGGGTGTATCGACCAGCGTGATCACCGGCAGCCCGAAGCGGTGCGCCATGTCCATCAGGCGGATCGCCTTGCGATAGCCCTCGGGCCGCGCCATGCCGAAGTTCCGCTCGATGCGGCTTTTCGTGTCGTTGCCCTTCTCGTGGCCGATCACCACCACCGGCAGGTCGTTGAACCGCGCAAGCCCCCCCATCACCGCATGATCGTCGGCAAAGTTCCGGTCGCCCGCCAGCGGCGTCCATTCGGCGAACAGCGCCTCGATGTAGTCCCTGCAATGCGGCCGGTCGGGGTGGCGCGCGACCTGGCATTTCTGCCAGGGCGTCAGGTTCTTGTAGAGATCGCGCAGCGCGGTCTCGGCCTTGCGGTCCAGCGCCTCGGCCTCCTTCGTGACATCCATGTCCTTGTTGCCGCGCGCCAGCGCGCGCAGTTCCTCGGCCTTGCCCTCGATCTCGGCCAGCGGTTTCTCGAAGTCGAGGTAGTTCATGTCAGGGCCTCCGCACGCATCAGGGCTATATGCGGCGGGCGTGACACGATTGCAACTCGGCAAGATTTGTCGTCCGGCCCCATGGTAGTCGCCGGATTGCAATCCGGGGGACCGATGAACACGCACCAGATCCGCATCGACCGTGTCTATCGCCACATCGCGCTGAACCTCGATGGCGACCTGTCGCTCGATCGTCTGGCCGATGTCGCGGCGCTGTCGCGGTTCCACTTTCACCGGATGTTCTCGGCCATGACCGGCGAGACGGTGGCCGAGGCCGTGCGCCGCGCACGGCTGAACCGGGCCGCGGTTCTGGTGGTGGGCGGCCGCGCGCCACTGGCGCGGATCGCCGCCGAGGTCGGGTATCCCAACATCCACAGTTTTGCCCGCGCCGTCCGCGCGGCCTTCGGGGTCACGCCCGCCGCCCTTCGCAGGCGCGGGGTTGTGCCGCCGGCGCTGATCCCCACCCGAAAAGGAGACCTGCCCATGCATCCTGTCCGCATCGAGACCGTGCCGCCCCTGCGGCTTGCCGCGCTGCCCCATCGCGGCCCCTATCCATCCATCGGGGCGACCTTCGCCGCGCTCTGGGACCGGATGGTGGCGGCGGGCCTTGTCGCCCGCATCGCCGGGCCCGGCGTGGCGATCTACTACGACGATCCGTCCGCGACGCCGGCGGCGGAGCTGCGCGCCCATGCGGCGGTGGCCATCGGCGGTGCCGAGGCACTGCCCGAGGGCTTCGACGACGTGACGCTGCCGGGCGGGCGCTGCGCCATCCTGACGTTGCGCGGGCCATATACGGGATTTCCCGCGGCATGGGCGTGGCTCTACGGTCAATGGCTGCCCGACAGCGGCGAGGTGCCGGCCGACCGGGCCCCATGGGAGGCCTATCTGAACAGTCCGTCGGACACGGCGCCCGCCGACCTGCTGTCCGAGATTCGTGTGCCGCTGGCCTGATCCGGAAAACAGCACAGCCCCGGAGGGCCGGGCCCCCGGGGCGTGCATCCTCCCCTTTTGCGCCGAACGGGCCTCCTCTCCCGGGGTCGGCGCAGGGATGTTTTCATACTGCCCGAGTCGCGGGCACTTGTCATCAAGTTGTGATATTCGTCAGGGCGATTTAGAAACTCTCGCGTCCGATCAGATCTGCCTGCCGCACGATGACCTCGGCCTGCCGCATGCTGGCGATGTCGATCAGCCGGCCCCTGTAGGTTGCGGCGCCCTGTCCGGCGGCCTTGGCGGCTTCCATCGCGGCAAGGATCTCGCGCGCTTCGGCCACGGTGGCCTCCGACGGTGTGAACACCTCATTGGCAAGCGCCACCTGCCTCGGGTGGATCGCCCATTTGCCCACCATGCCAAGGGTGGCCGACCGCCGCGCCTGCGCACGGAACCCCTCGTCATCGCCAAAGTCGCCGAAGGGGCCATCCACCGGCAGCACGCCATGCGTGCGGCAGGCCGCCACGATGGCCGCCTGTGCCCAGTGCCAGGGGTCCGACCAGTACTTCGCCCCTTCGCGGTGCATGTAGTAGTTTTCCTGCGTCCCGCCGATGCCGGTCGTCTGCATGCCCATGCTCGCCGCGAAATCGGCGGCGCCCAGGCTCATCGCCTGAAGGCGGGGGCTCGATGCCGCGATCTCCTCGACATGGGCGATTCCGGCCGCCGTCTCGATGATCACCTCCAGGCTGATCCGTTTCTGCCGCATCCTTGCGGCCTCGATCGCCGTGACAAGCGCATCCACCGCATAGACATCGGCAGCGCAGCCCACCTTGGGAATCATGATCTGGTCGATCCGGTCACCCGCCTCTTCCAGCACCTCGACCACGTCGCGATACCAGAACGGCGTGTCCAGCCCGTTGATGCGCACCGACAGGTGCTTGCGGCCCCAGTCCACCTCGTTGATCGCGCGGATGATGTTCCGGCGCGCCTCGGGCTTGTCGGCGGGGCCGACCGAATCCTCGAGATCGAGGTTGATCACATCCGCCGCGCTGAGCGCCATCTTCGGGAACAGCGCGGGCCGCGACCCTGGACCGAACAGCTGACAGCGGTTCGGGCGTTCAGGGGCAGGGGGTTGCAGACGAAAGGACATCGTGTGGACCTTGAGCTAAGGAAATTGCCGCTAGGCGCGCGCCTTCGGTATAATATTGCGCGCTGCGGCGCAACATGCCTTCGCAGGCGCAGCATCGGGAGCCGTCGGCGTGAATCCGCCTG
Encoded here:
- a CDS encoding multidrug efflux SMR transporter — translated: MNPWLIVVLAGLMETGWALGLKYSDGFSRPVPTVLTILGALASFWLLSVAMKSLPVGTAYAVWVGIGAVGTAVAAVFLFGEAVNAMRVAGIGLILAGILALKFA
- a CDS encoding acetyl-CoA carboxylase carboxyltransferase subunit alpha, whose amino-acid sequence is MNYLDFEKPLAEIEGKAEELRALARGNKDMDVTKEAEALDRKAETALRDLYKNLTPWQKCQVARHPDRPHCRDYIEALFAEWTPLAGDRNFADDHAVMGGLARFNDLPVVVIGHEKGNDTKSRIERNFGMARPEGYRKAIRLMDMAHRFGLPVITLVDTPGAYPGKGAEERGQAEAIARSTQKCLEIGVPLISVVIGEGGSGGAVAFATANRVAMLEHSIYSVISPEGCASILWKDAEKMREAAEALRLTAQDLQKLGVVDRIVKEPLGGAQRAPREAVDAVGKAIEIMLKDLTGKKPETLIRDRRAKFVEMGSKGLAA
- a CDS encoding AraC family transcriptional regulator, producing the protein MNTHQIRIDRVYRHIALNLDGDLSLDRLADVAALSRFHFHRMFSAMTGETVAEAVRRARLNRAAVLVVGGRAPLARIAAEVGYPNIHSFARAVRAAFGVTPAALRRRGVVPPALIPTRKGDLPMHPVRIETVPPLRLAALPHRGPYPSIGATFAALWDRMVAAGLVARIAGPGVAIYYDDPSATPAAELRAHAAVAIGGAEALPEGFDDVTLPGGRCAILTLRGPYTGFPAAWAWLYGQWLPDSGEVPADRAPWEAYLNSPSDTAPADLLSEIRVPLA
- a CDS encoding L-malyl-CoA/beta-methylmalyl-CoA lyase, translating into MSFRLQPPAPERPNRCQLFGPGSRPALFPKMALSAADVINLDLEDSVGPADKPEARRNIIRAINEVDWGRKHLSVRINGLDTPFWYRDVVEVLEEAGDRIDQIMIPKVGCAADVYAVDALVTAIEAARMRQKRISLEVIIETAAGIAHVEEIAASSPRLQAMSLGAADFAASMGMQTTGIGGTQENYYMHREGAKYWSDPWHWAQAAIVAACRTHGVLPVDGPFGDFGDDEGFRAQARRSATLGMVGKWAIHPRQVALANEVFTPSEATVAEAREILAAMEAAKAAGQGAATYRGRLIDIASMRQAEVIVRQADLIGRESF